A single window of Girardinichthys multiradiatus isolate DD_20200921_A chromosome 15, DD_fGirMul_XY1, whole genome shotgun sequence DNA harbors:
- the wdr21 gene encoding WD repeat domain 21 — MKKWKWPKDRRYGWYRGNRQRSFSDEQWHGYNDAGPSHRAPQRGNRPAHVSSPPASSSSSNSNSGVQELPGFYFDPEKNRYFRLLPGHNNCNPLTKDQLQEKEREKQRHQRLAEDEKTTKKAPRTGLNTSLLLQKRHLGLLPENSYCRLVHEVKVSGMRRHKLEIQSTDNSNPNTDNFRIIVGDSVCERVFTVNDVSHGGCKYGIMNFSSGSRGSLSVEMCDNLYFTNRKVNSICWASVNYPDSHVLLCLVGAADTPGCVSLLPASLFSNSNPDQPGMLCSFKISTAWSCAWCLNPQFDKSFSTGLSRRVIVKDAETGRTQTYGVGTDVLAQHFALRVPVLFNGCRSGEIFSIDLRQRGRRDHSWKAKRFHHESAITSVRVLQDENYLLAADMLGQIKMWDVRVTKPVLEYKGHNNEHAYLPIHVNEHEGLLLAVGQDCYTRLWSLKDGHLLRTIPSPHPAANDMIPSVVFSSNLGGSRGLPGLLMAVRHDLYYFPYNTDYQEGGELCL, encoded by the exons ATGAAGAAGTGGAAATGGCCAAAGGACCGTCGTTACGGGTGGTACAGAGGAAACCGACAGAGATCATTCAGCGACGAACAGTG GCATGGGTATAATGATGCTGgaccatctcacagagcaccTCAGAGGGGTAACCGACCTGCCCACGTTTCATCACCTCcagcctcttcttcctcctctaaTTCCAACAGTGGAGTACAAG aGCTGCCCGGTTTCTACTTTGACCCTGAGAAGAACCGCTACTTCCGCCTGCTTCCTGGACACAACAACTGCAACCCACTGACCAAAGATCAGCTGCAAGAAAAGgaaagagagaaacagagaCACCAGAGACTGGCAGAagatgaaaaaacaacaaaa AAAGCCCCAAGAACCGGACTCAATACCTCCTTGTTGCTGCAGAAAAGGCATCTTGGACTGTTACCTGAGAACTCATATTGCAG GCTCGTCCATGAGGTGAAAGTCAGCGGAATGAGACGCCACAAACTGGAGATTCAGAGCACAGACAACAGCAACCCGAACACCGACAACTTCAGGATCATCGTG GGGGACTCTGTGTGTGAACGAGTGTTCACTGTCAACGACGTCTCTCACGGCGGCTGCAAATACGGCATCATGAACTTCAGCAGCGGCAGCCGGGGCTCTCTGTCCGTGGAAATGTGCGATAACCTCTACTTCACCAATCGCAAG gtGAATTCTATCTGCTGGGCCTCAGTTAACTATCCTGACTCTCATGTTCT GCTGTGTCTGGTGGGAGCGGCTGACACCCCGGGCTGTGTTAGTTTACTCCCCGCTTCGCTCTTCAGCAACTCTAATCCAG ATCAGCCGGGGATGTTGTGTAGCTTTAAGATATCCACAGCTTGGTCCTGCGCTTGGTGCCTGAACCCACAGTTTGATAAGAGCTTCAGCACTG GCCTGTCTCGTCGTGTCATTGTCAAGGATGCAGAGACGGGAAGAACACAGACGTACGGCGTCGGCACTGACGTCTTGGCACAGCATTTTGCTCTCAGG GTTCCCGTCCTGTTTAACGGTTGCAGATCAGGGGAGATTTTCAGCATAGACCTCCGGCAACGCGGCCGCAGGGATCACAGCTGGAAGGCCAAACGCTTCCACCATGAATCGGCCATCACCTCCGTACGAGTCCTGCAGGACGAGAACTACCTGCTTGCTGCAGACATGTTGGGTCAG ATCAAGATGTGGGATGTGCGGGTTACGAAACCAGTGCTGGAGTACAAAGGGCATAATAATGAGCACGCCTACCTCCCCATTCATGTCAACGAACACGAAGGCCTTTTGTTAGCAG TGGGCCAAGACTGCTATACAAGGTTGTGGAGCCTAAAGGATGGTCACCTGTTGAGGACCATCCCATCCCCGCATCCAGCTGCGAACGACATGATTCCAAGTGTCGTCTTCTCCTCTAATTTGGGCGGCAGCAGGGGGCTCCCCGGACTGCTCATGGCGGTCAGACATGATCTGTACTACTTCCCATACAACACCGACTACCAGGAGGGAGGAGAGCTGTGTCTTTAA